A stretch of the Gracilinanus agilis isolate LMUSP501 chromosome 4, AgileGrace, whole genome shotgun sequence genome encodes the following:
- the RPF1 gene encoding ribosome production factor 1 has product MARSGETGGGGEDRRGLKRKAPAAPREDSEDGAAGSGAPEQPRPAAFPPGFSISEIKNKQRRHFMFVRWKQQQRKEKLAAKKKLKKEREALGDKAPPKPVPKTIENQRVYDETIVDPNDEEVAYDEATDEFASHFNRQTSPKILITTSDRPRGRTVRFCEQLSTVIPNSHVYYRRGLALKRIIPQCISRDFTDLIVINEDRKIPNGLVLSHLPHGPTAHFRMSSVRLRKEIKRKGKEPTQHSPEVILNNFTTRLGHSIGRMFASLFPHDPQFIGRQVATFHNQRDYIFFRFHRYLFKSEKKVGIQELGPRFTLKLRSLQKGTFDSKYGEYEWVHKPREMDTSRRKFHL; this is encoded by the exons ATGGCGCGCAGCGGGGAAACCGGCGGCGGAGGCGAAGACCGGCGGGGTTTAAAGCGGAAAGCTCCTGCTGCCCCTCGGGAGGACTCCGAGGATGGGGCGGCGGGGAGCGGGGCCCCAGAACAGCCGCGGCCTGCAGCTTTCCCGCCTGGCTTCAGCATCTCGGAGATAAAGAACAAGCAGCGGCGCCACTTCATGTTTGTGCGCTGGAAGCAGCAGCAGCGAAAG GAAAAATTGGCAGCCAAGAAAAagcttaaaaaagagagagaagctcTTGGAGATAAG GCACCACCAAAACCAGTGCCCAAGACCATTGAAAACCAGAGAGTATATGATGAGACAATAGTAGATCCTAATGATGAAGAG GTTGCTTATGATGAAGCTACAGATGAATTTGCTTCTCATTTCAACAGACAGACTTCTCCCAAGATTCTTATTACTACATCAGACAGACCTCGTGGG AGAACAGTGAGGTTCTGTGAACAGCTGTCCACTGTTATACCAAACTCACATGTTTATTACCGAAGAGGACTAGCTCTGAAAAGAATTATTCCCCAGTGTATCTCTAGAGATTTCACAGATCTCATTGTTATTAATGAAGATCGTAAAATACCAA ATGGGCTTGTTTTAAGTCATTTGCCTCATGGTCCAACTGCTCATTTTAGAATGAGCAGTGTTCGCCTTCGCAAGGAGATAAAG aggaaggggaaagaaccCACCCAACATTCACCTGAAGTAATTCTGAATAATTTTACAACGAGATTGGGTCACTCCATTGGACGTATGTttgcttctctcttcccccatgaTCCTCAGTTTATTGGAAGGCAAGTTGCAACATTCCATAATCAGCGGGATTACATCTTTTTCAGATTTCACAG atacctttttaaaagtgaaaagaaagtgGGAATTCAAGAACTTGGACCACGTTTTACTTTAAAATTAAGATCTCTTCAAAAAGGAACCTTTGATTCTAAATATGGAGAATATGAATGGGTTCATAAG cCCCGTGAAATGGACACAAGTAGAAGGAAATTTCATTTATGA
- the GNG5 gene encoding guanine nucleotide-binding protein G(I)/G(S)/G(O) subunit gamma-5 translates to MSSSSNVVAMRKVVQQLRLEASLHRVKVSQAAADLKQFCLQNAQNDPLLTGVSSSTNPFRPQKVCSFL, encoded by the exons ATGTCCAGCAGCTCCAACGTCGTCGCCATGAGGAAAGTGGTGCAGCAGCTCCGGCTCGAGGCCAGCCTCCACCGCGTGAAG GTTTCTCAAGCTGCTGCTGATCTGAAACAGTTTTGCCTGCAAAATGCCCAAAACGATCCCCTGCTGACTGGGGTATCTTCCAGTACTAATCCTTTCCGTCCCCAAAAAGTCTGTTCATTCCTGTAG